Below is a window of Humulus lupulus chromosome 9, drHumLupu1.1, whole genome shotgun sequence DNA.
TGAACAccaccacaaacttgtccaaatagtccttaaataccctgttcatcatgtccGTAAATATTGCTGGTgtgttagtgagtccaaaagacatcactaggaatTTATAGTGACCGTAGCGAGTTCTGAAAGCTATTTTTGAAATGTCTCCCTCCtttactttcaactgatggtacccgaagcgcagatcaatctttgagaaaacTGCTGCCCCTtccagttgatcaaaaaggtcatctatcctaggcaaaggatatttgttcttaatggcgACATTATTGAGTTCTTGGTAATCGATGCATATTCTCatgctcccgtccttctttttcacaaataggactggtgctccccatgaagaatgactaggtcttatgaaccccttgtCCAACAACTCTAGTAGCTGGTCCTTAAGTTCCTTCAACTCCGCAGGTGCCACTCGATAAGGTGCTTTAGAGATTAGTGCTGTTTCTGGTGCAAGCTCAATCACAAATTTGATTTCTCTGTTCGGGTGTAATCCTGGTAATTCCTCTGGAAACTCTTCTGGGAACTCACAAAAAATATGCACATTTTCCGATTTTAACTCTGACTCCTTGgacttatccaccacactagccagaaatgtCGAACAACCATGTTGCTTCTTATTCCGTGCTTCCAATGCTGATATTATGGGTGTTCAAAAACCCGCTACGTCTCCTCTAATGGAAAATATCTCTCCTTCTTCTGGTATGAACTCCATAGTCTTCTTTCGACCGTCCATCATCGCCcaatgtttggataaccaatccatgccaagtatgaaATCATAAACTTGTATACTTAGTTCTATAAGGTCTGCTAGGCACTCCCTGCCCTCTATCGTTATAGGCGTTGACagtaaccacctagttgacaacatcatgtctcTCGACTGTAACATGGTACTAAAGTTATGCTCAAATAGTTTGCAAGGCATACTCCacttatcaatcatattcatggaAACATATGAGTGAGTTGCTCCAAAATCAAAAAGGGctctacacatcataccagatATAGAGAACTGACCTTTGACTATGGTGCTGCCGTTGGCTGCTTCCTTCTGAGTTAAGGCAAAAGCCCGTGTTGGCACCATATTATTGTTACTGTTCTGTCCTATCTTCCATTGTGGGAAATCTCTCCTCAGATGTCCTGCCTAACCGCATTTGAAACATTTATTGGTGCGGACTTGGGAATCTCCCGTGTGTCTTTTCGAGTATTTAGGACAGATGGGGTGCTCTACTCTGTTGCCTTGGTGATTCCCACAGTTTCAGTCATTATAGCGATTGTTGCGGTTGTTATGGTGGTTCTAAGTGCTGTGACTGGTGTTATTCGTGGCTGGGGGTCATGGTCTCTTATCCGCGCCATTGTTCTGCCCTTCATTAGCTTTCCTTTTGTTACCCTCATTGAAGCCCTTGTTTCGGCAGTTCTCTGTTCTAGCAGCATTATCCTTCCAAATCTGCTATTCCAAATAttctgattcaagttccctatTAAGTACTTCAGCATAACTGACCACTTCAGCACTGGCACAACTTCAGGAGAAAAAattgccaacctatcaaacttctgTGCATAATTAGTGAAAGATAGGTTTCCTTGTATCAAAGTTACAAACTCATCTACTTTGGTTGCTAGCACGGCCGCACTATAATACTTCTTGCTAAAAACCTGGTATTCAAATCATGAGTCTGTTTAATTACATCCCACCATATCCGTGCATCCATCTTGAGTAAATAGACTGCACATGAGACTCTCTGGTGATCATTTGACTCCATATGATCGAAGATGGCCTCGATTGATCTTAACCAATCCTCTACCACTATGGGAtcatgtaacgccccacgtcactatggctgcttcttggaatgacgactagccctgaaaaccaacacgagtctttccagcttgctttgtcctcactcacacacttcctgggaaaacttcctaggaggtcacccatccttagattactccaggtcaagcacgcttaactttggatttcttaagtgatgggctaccgaaaagaagatgcatcttgttgatataggtagtacccatcaatccatttaagccctcttcaactgtgtagtcccataactgcacagtcttagaatcatcatacttgaccttccccaggcagtgtgggattgcacagctttacccggtctttccctatGTGGATCATGGGGTCTGACTGTCACAGATCATCTTTCCCTTCAAAGGTTGGTGGGGCTTGTTTTCTAAAACGTTCATACACTGGCTCAAACCCATAAGTTACAggcagtggtgcaggtggtggcgTTGGCAGCTGAGGCTGCGTCACTAGCACTTGAGGCACTTGGGGCATTTGGGGCACTTGGGGGGCTTGCCTAGCATGTGCCAATTCTTCATCTCTCAGTCTTTGTTGTTCTCTCAACCTTGCTACTTCTGCAGGCAGGTCCACGGACGGTGCTGCTGGAGCTGCAGGTTGGAATGATGGCATTTCTAGGTGAGGGGTTATTGTGGCTTTAGACcttgtggagacaccctttcCTCGGCCTCCTCCTCTTCCCTTGCCTCCTCTTCCTTTAGTcgacattatgagattctaaggcatCAAAAGAAAATCACAAGGAAGGAAAATTTTcataatggtttgatagatattCATGAAAATCATTCATTCAAAACCAcatcatttagagtttgcaagaggAAAAATATCAAACCATAGCATTCAAAGTGTTCTAAATTATTCCAAGGATTCAAACAACTCATAAAGTGTTTAATAACTAGAAACATAAATCCTTAGGGTCCTTAAAAAAATCCCATCTGATTCATTAATGTTTCATGGAACGATCTACACGACAGACTGTAGTCGTCAACTGTGGACTCGTCTCCTGAGCTGTAATCAAAGACGTCCTCTGGGAGGTGAAAGTAGTTGGGAGCACTCACCATCACTCTCATCCTAGAAGTCACTCGTGGTATGGCATGAGTTACCTCCTAACTTGCCAAGGCTCCTTCCAAATCGTGGACTGTCTCCAAACGCTCCTCTATCTCTCAGTCATCCGTCTTTACCAACACCAGCTCACGACTAAAATCGTAGTTGTCTATAAGATCGTAGATTATGTATTCCATGGTACTAAAGTCTAGGTCGTCTTGAATGACGTCGTGCCATGCTCTGTCCAACTGGAGAAAGGCCTCAGAGTACATTGACAGTGCTTCCCTCAACACCCAATATTGCTCTCTGGGCCATAGCAAAGCTCCTCTTTTGTTCATGATCCCTTGAATAAGATCACAAACCACCATTGTTGTTTTTAACACCGCAATCTTCCAATCGTAGGGATCCTCCTCAAGCTGGACCATGGGTATTGCACGAATTTCCTTGAGTAGTTGTGTCTTAGTAGTTTTGAAAACGGGAGGCATCTTACTTTACTGCAGTTACGAAACTATGCAATTAAATAAAACATGAACAAGTAATAGCACAtaaaacaaatacttacgacgtggtgaggtgagattttcccatctttagcATGTATGGGGAGGGTCTTTGGAAACATGTACgactgtctctgataccatttgtaaaacaccctaatctaatactttgtaaacttttacatgctcataaacttatagaagatAGCCACTTATTATATGAAATTCCCAGTgcggccttgctaaaacatgcaagttgggcccaatagtttaaaataaaaataatagtttcatgcaacgttttaaaaataaataaagttcaagtcccactgataagtttcgaagagtaaaaagaaaacataacattgttCTTTAGAATTTGGCGTTAGGCTGATCGTTTGTTcacccataggatacccccacgctataaactccccacatcaccatgcgtgccaaagagaaatcgTATTTGTTACCTGGAaagaaagtaaggggtgagctaaaagcccagtaaggaagtacaaacaatacacaagtaaataCAACTGATGAACATGATTTTGGCCAATGACGAGCAGACGTCAAAATGAtagtaagccttgaatagaaaataacgacataaataattttatagtagttcaaccccaatttgttggtaatagcctaatccacttggagttgtgatatatgaagcctacacttaagatcagatggacttgagccaactgagtttctcaagtataagtagaaaaataaaaagattctctctctagagaatacaagctttctctctctaagctctcctAGAATATGCCCCAAGTAACAATcacaaagtctcaaaattagaaaGACTAAAAGTCTCCAAGAGATCAGATcccctaaaatgatgccatgagccctttatttataggctcatggatcgtacatgaaaaatatcacgttttgacggggtccttggttgtttcaacccactttaattaataaagtaataaaaaaattaaaattacaacaatataactATAACTTCGAAATATCTGAGAGATTCGCGCGGTAGTTATGAGCGATTTGGGTTGAAGTTGTTAATGAGATTCTATAAAGAAGTCACTGGGtagttaactcctgagattctgacacatTTGGTCAGCTACACTCCTCAATCTGACATAgctggtcgggtgaaacccctttctgtTGTAATTGGTtgggtgaaacccctttctgaggtAATTGGTCAGGTGAAACCCCTAACTGAGGTAAATGttcgggtgaaacccctttctgaggtGACTGGTCAAGTGAAACACCTTTCTGAGGTGACTGGTCGGGTAAAATCCATTTCTGAGgtaactggtcgggtgaaaccccttttTGAGGTGACTAGTCGAGTGAAACTCCTTTTCTAAGTTAACTGGTtgggtgaaacccctttctgaggtAACTGGTTGGGTGAAACCCCTTTCTAAGGTGACTGGTCAGGTATGACTCCCTCCTGACCAGTTAAATTCCGATCTGGTCAGGTAAATCGTTTCCTGACCAGTTAAACCCTTtcctggtcggacaaacacccATTCTGATGTGTCTGGTCGGGTAAGACTCCCTCCTGACCAGTTAAATTCCCATTTGGTCGGGTGAATTATTTCCTGACCAGGTAAAGCCATCTTCCCACCAGTGATATCACAACTCCGTAGGTCATTTTCTaacctttgcacttcccttggtcaacacatttattgaccattaatgttCTGCTTGATGATCCACTTGACAATCATACACTACCATCTGttacttctgattgccacgtcagtgaactgaaattttggggataacatttgccccccaagtttattatatgatttactcgtatgataaactttttatctagaaaaatgtttttgaggtcgtAAAAAAACTTCGCCCGGTTAGTAACTTTCAGAAATAATAAAAGTCCAACCAGTTAAATCTCTAGAAATTGAATAGCCAATAAAAAATTAAGAGAATATCCTAGCAGTTGCCTCCACGTGGTGACTCACCAGTAACTTTAATATTCTCTGTGTCCCACAATTCcaaaaaatgactttctatattCTCCCACTTTTTCAAGTAAGCGCATGATTAAACTTTTCAGTTCATAAAAATGGCAGTTACCAGTGTCCCAGAAAGTGGGATAATGGGATATAGGAAAAATTATGAGTTGAGGACTCCCCTCTTTTCCTATAAATAACCCAATGCTTGCCTAACCTTCTCAAGCCAAAAAGaacatcacaaaaaaaaaaaaaaaaaactcccccTTGCCACAGCCGACTCCTCCTCAAGGCTTCCAAGAGTGTCCCATTTTCTTTAAGAAAATCAAAGGCTTCTTCAAGAAATCAAGTGTCTTCCCCTCCATTTGGATAAGTTCTTTCTCCTTTGGCTTTACCCTTGAGTATTTTGCACAAATATTGGTTGGAATAGGTGACTGCCGAAATCCACTTTTGATATGCTCTCCTTGGAATTTTGTGATGAATCTTGTCGAATAGTGCATTTTGTGGTTGATTTGATGTAGATTAGGCTTTGGGTTAGCCAATTTCACCTTGTA
It encodes the following:
- the LOC133800002 gene encoding uncharacterized protein LOC133800002, which codes for MVPTRAFALTQKEAANGSTIVKGQFSISGMMCRALFDFGATHSYVSMNMIDKWSMPCKLFEHNFSTMLQSRDMMLSTRWLLSTPITIEGRECLADLIELSIQVYDFILGMDWLSKHWAMMDGRKKTMEFIPEEGEIFSIRGDVAGF